A stretch of the Heterodontus francisci isolate sHetFra1 chromosome 10, sHetFra1.hap1, whole genome shotgun sequence genome encodes the following:
- the LOC137374337 gene encoding major centromere autoantigen B-like, which produces MTGQKYKTLTIEEKYKIIKYVEEHPEKMKKVVAQKFNIPPATLSTYLKNRERITADHQQNFSSQRKRMRTSAFPDVESALLGWFKQVRTANLPGLSDLILLEKANELAEEFGSDHVSASWISRFKNRHAIKSRSLHSGLSECSGASKEVSKTGSLGDTKIAGAAGTESKQEIKASRSSEQAPAPTTAMASSSVQLLRKWLATKPAVPLELFSALNKIETFVEECAVGKKQKPSTENFTK; this is translated from the coding sequence ATGACTGGCCAGAAGTACAAGACCCTTACGATTGAGGAAAAATACAAGATTATCAAATACGTGGAGGAGCACCCTGAAAAGATGAAGAAAGTGGTGGCACAGAAATTTAACATCCCTCCAGCCACCCTCTCAACCTACCTgaaaaacagagagagaatcactgCTGACCACCAGCAGAACTTTTCCAGCCAGAGAAAGCGGATGCGCACTTCAGCCTTTCCCGATGTTGAATCAGCTTTGCTGGGCTGGTTCAAGCAGGTCAGAACGGCTAATCTTCCAGGCCTGTCTGACCTCATCCTGCTGGAGAAAGCAAACGAATTGGCCGAGGAATTCGGAAGCGATCATGTTTCAGCATCGTGGATCAGCCGGTTCAAAAACCGGCATGCGATTAAGTCCAGGTCGCTACACAGTGGGCTGAGTGAGTGTTCTGGTGCTAGTAAGGAAGTCAGCAAGACTGGTTCCCTGGGAGACACTAAGATTGCTGGTGCTGCTGGCACTGAAAGTAAGCAAGAGATCAAAGCTAGCAGATCTAGCGAGCAGGCACCAGCCCCCACCACGGCCATGGCATCCAGTTCTGTGCAGTTGCTGAGGAAGTGGCTGGCAACTAAGCCAGCTGTCCCGCTGGAACTTTTCTCTGCGCTGAATAAAATTGAGACTTTTGTGGAGGAATGTGCAGTGGGCAAGAAGCAAAAGCCAAGCACAGAGAACTTTACAAAATGA